The following coding sequences lie in one Pseudomonas syringae CC1557 genomic window:
- the znuB gene encoding zinc ABC transporter permease subunit ZnuB: MADFLLYALLAGVALALVAGPLGSFVVWRRMAYFGDTLSHAALLGVALGFLLDVSPTIAVTCGCLLLAVLLVTLQQRQPLASDTLLGILAPSTLSLGLVVLSFMHEVRIDLMAYLFGDLLAISPADLAWILGGSSLVLVTIVALWRPLLAMTVHEELARVEGLPVAALRMALMLLIAVVIAVAMKIVGVLLITSLLIIPAAAAQRHARSPEQMAVGASLLGVTAVCIGLSLSWFKDTPAGPSIVVSAAALFLLSFVLPRRAV; the protein is encoded by the coding sequence ATGGCTGATTTTCTACTGTATGCCTTGCTCGCAGGCGTTGCGCTGGCCCTGGTGGCCGGTCCGCTCGGGTCCTTTGTGGTCTGGCGTCGCATGGCGTATTTCGGCGACACACTGTCCCACGCCGCACTGCTCGGCGTGGCGCTGGGCTTTTTGCTGGACGTCAGCCCGACCATTGCCGTGACCTGCGGCTGCCTGCTGCTGGCGGTGTTGCTGGTCACCCTGCAACAGCGTCAGCCATTGGCTTCGGACACACTGCTGGGGATTCTGGCACCGAGCACGCTGTCGCTCGGGCTGGTCGTGCTCAGCTTCATGCACGAAGTGCGAATCGACCTGATGGCTTATCTGTTCGGTGATCTGCTGGCGATCAGCCCGGCCGATCTTGCCTGGATTCTCGGCGGCAGCTCATTGGTGCTGGTGACCATCGTTGCGTTGTGGCGGCCGCTGCTGGCCATGACCGTGCATGAGGAATTGGCCCGCGTCGAAGGCCTGCCGGTCGCTGCACTGCGCATGGCGCTGATGCTGTTGATCGCGGTCGTGATCGCGGTGGCGATGAAAATTGTCGGTGTTTTGCTGATTACATCGCTGTTGATCATTCCGGCCGCTGCGGCACAGCGTCACGCCCGTTCACCGGAGCAGATGGCGGTCGGCGCAAGCCTGCTGGGCGTGACTGCGGTGTGTATCGGGCTATCATTGTCATGGTTCAAGGACACACCGGCCGGACCGTCTATAGTGGTATCCGCTGCGGCGTTGTTCTTGCTCAGCTTTGTTCTACCCAGGCGAGCGGTGTAG
- a CDS encoding SCO family protein, producing the protein MTRIQKTVFIAAGIVALLLGLIASQLLPGRAPQDQAALNNAGIILLPQSRTLPALSMIDQNGEALALDGLKNKWTLMFFGYTFCPDICPTTLAQIKQIRRELPKDAAERMRVVLVSVDPNRDTPQQLKQYLGYFDKTFIGLTAPVPELQKLASAVSIPFIPADTSKPNYFVDHSGNLALIGPDGTQRGFIRAPLNNQKLVRELPGLLERD; encoded by the coding sequence ATGACCCGAATCCAGAAGACCGTTTTCATCGCCGCCGGCATTGTGGCGCTCCTGCTCGGCCTGATCGCCAGCCAGTTGCTGCCCGGCCGCGCGCCGCAGGATCAGGCGGCGCTCAATAACGCGGGCATCATCCTGTTGCCGCAAAGCCGCACCCTGCCGGCACTGAGCATGATTGACCAGAATGGCGAGGCGCTGGCCCTCGACGGACTCAAGAACAAATGGACACTGATGTTCTTTGGCTACACCTTCTGCCCGGACATCTGCCCTACGACACTCGCGCAGATCAAGCAGATCAGAAGAGAGCTGCCCAAAGACGCTGCCGAGCGGATGCGCGTGGTACTGGTCAGCGTTGACCCCAACCGCGACACGCCGCAGCAGCTCAAACAGTACCTGGGGTATTTCGACAAAACCTTCATCGGCCTGACCGCCCCCGTGCCTGAACTACAGAAACTGGCCAGCGCGGTCAGCATCCCGTTCATTCCAGCGGACACCAGCAAACCAAACTATTTCGTCGACCACAGCGGCAACCTGGCCCTGATCGGCCCGGACGGCACCCAGCGAGGCTTCATCCGCGCCCCGCTGAACAACCAGAAGCTGGTCAGAGAGCTGCCGGGATTGCTGGAGAGGGATTAG
- a CDS encoding carbonic anhydrase, with translation MRDTDNQHSATSADTDSHLSSADVALKQIVDGFVHFRNEVFPQQEELFKKLANAQSPRAMFITCADSRIVPELITQSSPGDLFVTRNVGNVVPPYGQMNGGVSTALEYAVVALGVQHIIVCGHSDCGAMRAVLNPDSLDKMPTVKAWLRHAEVARTVVEQNCNCTGELETMQVLTQENVISQLQHLRTHPSVAAKMASGQLFIHGWVYSIETSEILAYDAERDSFVPLDGKGPTPMASPKARFSVD, from the coding sequence ATGAGAGACACGGACAACCAGCATTCGGCTACGTCGGCAGACACAGACAGCCATTTGAGTAGCGCCGACGTAGCGTTGAAGCAGATCGTCGATGGCTTTGTACATTTTCGTAATGAGGTCTTCCCACAGCAGGAAGAACTGTTCAAAAAACTGGCGAATGCCCAGTCGCCTCGGGCCATGTTCATTACCTGCGCCGACTCGCGCATCGTGCCCGAACTGATCACCCAAAGCTCGCCCGGCGACCTGTTCGTCACGCGGAACGTGGGCAACGTTGTTCCACCGTATGGCCAAATGAACGGTGGCGTGTCCACCGCACTGGAATACGCAGTGGTCGCGCTGGGCGTACAGCACATTATCGTTTGCGGCCACTCCGATTGCGGCGCAATGCGGGCCGTGCTCAACCCGGACAGCCTGGACAAGATGCCGACGGTAAAAGCCTGGCTGCGTCATGCCGAGGTCGCCCGCACGGTGGTCGAGCAAAACTGCAATTGCACCGGCGAGCTGGAAACCATGCAGGTCCTGACTCAGGAAAACGTGATTTCCCAGCTGCAACACTTGCGCACCCACCCTTCGGTTGCCGCGAAGATGGCCAGCGGCCAGCTGTTCATTCACGGCTGGGTCTACAGCATCGAGACCAGCGAAATTCTGGCCTACGACGCCGAACGTGACAGCTTCGTGCCGCTCGACGGCAAGGGTCCGACACCGATGGCTTCCCCGAAAGCACGCTTTTCAGTCGACTGA
- a CDS encoding MetQ/NlpA family ABC transporter substrate-binding protein, whose amino-acid sequence MKKLLAIFAAVTALSAQANETLTVAASAVPHAEILEFVKPTLAKEGVDLNIKVFNDYIQPNAQVAQKRMDANFFQHQPYLDEYNKGKGTDLVAVAKVHVEPFGAYSDKTKTLAELPDGANVALPNDATNEGRALLLLQKAGLITLTDPTNILSKPSDVINNPKNLKFRELEAATLPRVLTQVDLALINTNYALSAGLDPTKDALIIEGPDSPYANILVARPDNKDSDAMKKLVAALQSPEVKTFLAEKYKGAVVPAF is encoded by the coding sequence ATGAAAAAGCTATTGGCCATATTTGCCGCTGTGACCGCGCTGTCCGCGCAGGCCAACGAAACCCTGACCGTCGCGGCCTCCGCCGTGCCGCACGCCGAGATCCTCGAATTCGTCAAACCGACCCTGGCGAAAGAAGGCGTAGACCTGAACATCAAGGTGTTCAATGACTATATTCAGCCGAACGCCCAAGTCGCCCAGAAGCGTATGGACGCGAACTTCTTTCAGCATCAGCCGTACCTGGATGAGTACAACAAGGGCAAGGGCACCGATCTGGTGGCCGTGGCCAAGGTTCACGTAGAGCCGTTCGGCGCCTATTCGGACAAAACCAAGACCCTTGCAGAGCTGCCGGATGGCGCCAATGTCGCGTTGCCGAATGACGCGACCAATGAAGGTCGTGCCCTGTTGCTGCTGCAGAAGGCGGGTCTGATTACGCTGACGGACCCGACCAATATCCTCTCGAAGCCTTCGGACGTTATCAACAATCCGAAAAACCTGAAATTCCGCGAGCTGGAAGCCGCCACGCTGCCACGCGTGCTGACACAGGTCGATCTGGCATTGATCAACACCAACTATGCCCTCAGCGCCGGGCTTGATCCGACCAAGGATGCGCTGATCATCGAAGGTCCTGATTCGCCTTACGCGAACATTCTGGTTGCCCGCCCGGACAACAAGGATTCGGACGCGATGAAAAAGCTGGTCGCAGCGCTGCAAAGCCCGGAAGTGAAAACCTTCCTGGCCGAGAAATACAAAGGCGCCGTGGTGCCTGCGTTCTGA
- a CDS encoding cytochrome c oxidase assembly protein, whose translation MTQPVPPRRLVIRLMLLLAFMFACGFALAPLKDLLSWAVSGHDKAGDAYEQAQQVDTSREIEVQFTSSNAAGMAWAFYPRAERMQVHPGAVNEMIFIAQNPTDKPMRAQAVPGISPGKAASWFHKTECFCFTQQTLQPGERIEMPVRFIVDRDLPEDVTHLTLAYTLFDVTQR comes from the coding sequence ATGACCCAGCCCGTTCCGCCCAGGCGGCTCGTTATCCGTTTGATGCTCCTGCTGGCATTCATGTTCGCCTGCGGCTTCGCGCTGGCACCGCTCAAGGATCTGCTGAGCTGGGCCGTGAGCGGACACGACAAAGCCGGCGATGCTTACGAGCAGGCGCAACAGGTTGATACGTCGCGTGAGATCGAGGTGCAGTTCACGTCCAGCAACGCAGCGGGTATGGCTTGGGCGTTCTACCCTCGTGCGGAACGGATGCAGGTGCATCCCGGTGCGGTCAACGAGATGATCTTCATCGCGCAGAACCCTACCGACAAGCCAATGAGAGCCCAGGCTGTACCGGGGATTTCACCGGGGAAGGCAGCGTCCTGGTTTCACAAGACCGAATGTTTCTGCTTCACCCAGCAAACGCTGCAGCCGGGCGAGCGTATCGAGATGCCGGTGCGCTTCATCGTGGATCGCGACCTTCCCGAAGACGTCACCCACCTGACGCTGGCGTATACCCTGTTTGATGTGACGCAGCGCTAG
- a CDS encoding SulP family inorganic anion transporter, whose product MGITELKSVLPRELLASVVVFLVALPLCMGIAIASGMPPAKGLITGIIGGLVVGWIAGSPLQVSGPAAGLAVLVFEVVREHGMAMLGPILLLAGLLQLLAGRFKLGCWFRVTAPAVVYGMLAGIGVLIVLSQAHVMFDSGPKPSGLDNLIGFPNTLIQAFGPGTGMQAGMLGLGTMLIMWGWEKLRPQSLRFVPGALLGVGIATGISLFLALQVKRVQVPDNLADAIDWLRPADLMNLADPAILVAAIVVAFIASAETLLSASAVDRMHSGERSDFDKELSAQGVGNMLCGLLGALPMTGVIVRSSANVQAGAKTRFSTIFHGLWLLAFVLLLSSVLQSIPVASLAGVLVYTGLKLVDLKAFRGLGRYGRMPMFTYAATAMAIIFTDLLTGVLVGFGMTLVKLAFKASRLKINVVELASEKEYELRLVGAATFLKVPALTQALGTIPQGSTVHVPLGYLSYIDHSCLELLEEWGRSNAAHGTRLIIEPRGLKRRLEGRVYTTTGIGSGAT is encoded by the coding sequence ATGGGAATCACCGAATTGAAATCCGTTTTACCACGGGAGCTACTGGCTTCCGTGGTCGTTTTCCTGGTCGCCCTGCCCCTCTGCATGGGTATTGCGATTGCGTCTGGCATGCCTCCGGCCAAAGGTCTGATCACTGGCATCATCGGCGGTCTGGTCGTCGGCTGGATAGCCGGTTCGCCATTGCAGGTCAGTGGCCCGGCCGCAGGTCTTGCGGTGCTGGTGTTTGAAGTCGTTCGCGAGCATGGCATGGCGATGCTTGGCCCGATCCTGCTGCTGGCAGGGCTGCTTCAGTTGCTGGCCGGTCGCTTCAAGCTCGGCTGCTGGTTCCGGGTAACAGCACCGGCGGTGGTCTACGGCATGCTGGCGGGTATCGGCGTGCTGATTGTGCTTTCCCAGGCGCATGTGATGTTCGACAGCGGGCCCAAACCCTCCGGGCTGGACAACCTGATCGGCTTCCCCAACACACTGATTCAGGCGTTCGGACCAGGCACCGGCATGCAAGCCGGTATGCTCGGCCTGGGCACCATGCTGATCATGTGGGGCTGGGAGAAACTCCGCCCTCAGTCGCTGCGTTTCGTACCTGGCGCGCTGCTGGGTGTAGGTATTGCTACCGGCATCAGCCTGTTTCTGGCCTTGCAGGTCAAACGCGTGCAAGTGCCTGACAATCTGGCCGACGCCATCGACTGGCTGCGTCCGGCAGACCTGATGAACCTGGCTGACCCGGCGATTCTGGTGGCTGCTATCGTTGTGGCCTTCATTGCCAGCGCTGAAACGCTGCTTTCCGCGTCAGCGGTAGACCGGATGCACAGCGGCGAACGTTCGGACTTCGACAAGGAGCTGAGCGCTCAAGGTGTGGGCAACATGCTCTGCGGCCTGCTCGGTGCGTTGCCGATGACCGGCGTTATCGTGCGCAGCTCGGCCAATGTTCAGGCCGGTGCCAAAACCCGCTTCTCGACAATCTTCCACGGCCTCTGGCTGCTGGCTTTCGTATTGCTGCTGTCGAGCGTGCTGCAGAGCATTCCGGTTGCGAGCCTGGCGGGCGTGCTGGTCTACACCGGCTTGAAACTGGTCGATCTCAAGGCGTTTCGTGGTCTGGGCCGTTATGGCCGGATGCCGATGTTCACCTACGCGGCCACCGCCATGGCGATCATCTTCACCGACCTGTTGACGGGTGTGCTGGTTGGCTTTGGCATGACCCTGGTCAAGCTGGCATTCAAGGCTTCGCGCCTGAAGATCAATGTGGTAGAGCTGGCGAGCGAGAAAGAGTACGAACTGCGCCTGGTCGGTGCTGCGACCTTCCTCAAGGTGCCGGCGCTGACTCAGGCACTGGGCACAATCCCCCAAGGCAGCACGGTGCATGTGCCGTTGGGCTATCTGTCCTACATCGACCACTCCTGTCTGGAGCTGCTGGAAGAGTGGGGGCGCTCCAACGCTGCCCACGGCACCCGGCTGATCATCGAGCCGCGCGGTTTGAAGCGTCGTCTCGAAGGGCGGGTCTACACGACAACGGGCATAGGTTCAGGCGCAACCTGA
- a CDS encoding PA5502 family lipoprotein: protein MKPFAPRYLLLVAFSILLGACQSAPTVQTPASEAQPDAFAQLEQNIAGNELATAEDQLAALQAANADDARLEPLQRRLAEAYLSRSQISLQKGDMNAAASALSRARALMPKAPALTSGVNGAIAHARKAELEKAEAELREAEARRVAKLVDPSAPSTTIDLKIGDMPALRRQLDDIAADTVAFNCDVLLVVPRTEDYPWLATLLTKRVIKANPDFELQLRREIERNEKAHIILTPAKP, encoded by the coding sequence ATGAAGCCGTTCGCCCCACGCTATCTGCTGCTTGTCGCATTTTCCATCCTGTTGGGTGCCTGTCAGAGCGCGCCAACGGTCCAGACGCCTGCGTCCGAGGCTCAGCCTGATGCCTTTGCGCAGTTGGAACAGAACATCGCCGGCAATGAACTGGCAACTGCCGAGGATCAACTGGCGGCGTTGCAAGCAGCGAATGCCGACGACGCCCGGCTTGAGCCTCTCCAGCGTCGTCTCGCAGAAGCCTACCTGAGCCGCAGCCAGATCAGCCTGCAGAAGGGTGACATGAACGCTGCGGCCAGCGCATTGAGTCGCGCTCGCGCACTGATGCCCAAAGCGCCAGCGCTGACCAGCGGCGTCAATGGTGCGATTGCCCATGCACGCAAGGCAGAGCTGGAAAAAGCTGAAGCGGAATTGAGAGAGGCTGAGGCGAGAAGAGTGGCCAAGCTGGTTGATCCGTCTGCACCGAGTACCACAATCGACCTGAAAATCGGTGATATGCCTGCATTGCGTCGCCAACTGGATGACATTGCAGCGGATACCGTAGCGTTCAACTGTGACGTGCTGCTGGTGGTGCCGCGCACCGAAGATTACCCGTGGCTGGCCACATTGCTGACCAAACGGGTAATCAAGGCAAATCCGGATTTTGAACTGCAATTGCGTCGCGAAATCGAGCGCAATGAAAAAGCCCACATCATCCTGACGCCTGCCAAGCCCTGA
- a CDS encoding PA0069 family radical SAM protein: MSSPSPIRGRGTASNPHNRFAPSQSVAEDDGWYQEVPLTQGTQVTHETAKSIITRNSSPDIPFDRSINPYRGCEHGCIYCFARPSHAYWDMSPGLDFETKLIAKTNAAALLEQQLSKPGYRCAPVTLGANTDPYQPIEREYRITRATLEVLLRYRHPVSIITKGSLILRDLDLLAEMAKLRLVSVYISLTTLDDELKCILEPRAAAPKARLRAIRVLRNAGVPVGVLCAPVIPMINDHELEALLSEAKAAGALSASYVMLRLPLEVAPLFDEWLKTHYPQRAEHVLSLIRQSRGGALYDSEFGSRMRGEGPFADLLAQRYAIAVKRLGLNRRESFKLDCEAFCRPGGQMSLL; this comes from the coding sequence ATGTCCAGCCCTTCCCCGATCCGCGGTCGCGGTACTGCCAGCAATCCGCACAATCGCTTCGCGCCCAGCCAGTCTGTCGCAGAAGATGACGGCTGGTATCAGGAAGTCCCGCTGACGCAGGGCACTCAGGTCACCCATGAGACGGCCAAGAGCATCATTACCCGCAACAGCTCGCCGGATATCCCCTTTGATCGGTCGATCAACCCTTATCGCGGTTGCGAACATGGCTGCATCTATTGTTTCGCCAGACCCAGCCACGCCTACTGGGACATGTCGCCTGGGCTGGATTTCGAAACAAAACTGATCGCCAAGACCAACGCAGCGGCCCTACTGGAGCAACAACTCTCCAAGCCTGGCTACCGCTGCGCGCCTGTCACGCTGGGGGCCAACACCGACCCTTATCAGCCCATCGAACGTGAATACCGGATCACCCGCGCCACGCTTGAGGTTCTGCTGCGCTATCGTCACCCGGTGAGCATCATTACCAAAGGCTCACTGATCCTGCGCGACCTGGATCTGCTCGCGGAAATGGCCAAACTACGGCTGGTCTCGGTATACATCAGCCTGACGACACTGGATGACGAGCTCAAGTGCATCCTTGAGCCGAGAGCCGCAGCGCCCAAGGCGCGCCTGCGGGCGATTCGGGTGCTGCGTAATGCGGGTGTGCCGGTTGGCGTGTTGTGCGCCCCAGTGATCCCGATGATCAATGACCACGAACTGGAAGCGCTGCTCAGCGAAGCAAAGGCCGCAGGGGCATTGAGCGCGAGTTACGTGATGCTGCGCCTGCCGCTGGAAGTCGCGCCGCTGTTCGACGAGTGGTTGAAGACGCATTACCCGCAACGGGCAGAGCATGTGCTGAGCCTGATTCGGCAGAGCCGTGGTGGCGCACTTTATGACAGCGAATTTGGTTCGCGTATGCGGGGCGAAGGCCCGTTTGCCGACCTGCTGGCACAACGCTACGCTATTGCGGTCAAACGTCTGGGTTTGAATCGACGCGAGAGTTTCAAACTGGATTGCGAGGCCTTTTGTCGCCCCGGCGGGCAAATGTCATTGCTGTGA
- a CDS encoding methionine ABC transporter ATP-binding protein, with amino-acid sequence MIEFHNVHKTYRVAGREIPALHPTSLRVDDGQVFGIIGHSGAGKSTLLRLINRLETPSGGQIVVDGEDVTALDATGLRRFRQQVGMIFQHFNLLASKTVADNVAMPLTLAGDMSRQQIDQRVAELLARVGLSDHARKYPSQLSGGQKQRVGIARALATKPKILLCDEATSALDPQTTASVLQLLAEINRELNLTIVLITHEMDVIRRVCDRVAVMDAGVIVEQGNVADVFLHPEHATTKRFVQEDDQIDENEQRDDFAHVQGRIVRLTFQGEATYAPLLGTVARETGVDYSILAGRIDRIKDTPYGQLTLAITGGDMEAAFAHFTAADVHMEVLR; translated from the coding sequence GTGATCGAGTTCCATAACGTCCACAAAACCTATCGGGTGGCAGGCCGGGAAATACCGGCATTGCACCCTACAAGCCTGCGCGTCGACGACGGCCAGGTGTTCGGCATCATTGGTCATTCCGGGGCTGGCAAAAGCACGCTGCTGCGGCTGATCAACCGTCTCGAAACCCCTAGCGGCGGACAGATCGTGGTTGACGGTGAAGATGTCACGGCGCTTGACGCCACGGGCTTGCGGCGCTTTCGCCAGCAGGTCGGGATGATCTTCCAGCACTTCAACCTGCTCGCGTCGAAAACCGTAGCCGATAACGTGGCCATGCCACTGACCCTCGCGGGCGACATGTCGCGCCAGCAGATCGATCAGCGGGTGGCCGAGTTGCTGGCACGGGTCGGGCTTTCCGATCACGCCAGAAAGTACCCGTCACAATTGTCTGGTGGTCAAAAGCAGCGCGTCGGCATTGCCCGCGCCCTGGCGACCAAACCGAAAATCCTGCTCTGCGACGAAGCCACCAGCGCACTGGACCCGCAGACCACTGCGTCGGTCCTGCAATTGCTGGCCGAGATCAACCGTGAGCTTAACCTGACCATTGTCCTCATCACTCACGAGATGGACGTGATTCGTCGCGTCTGTGATCGGGTGGCGGTCATGGACGCCGGTGTGATCGTCGAGCAGGGCAACGTCGCCGACGTGTTTCTGCACCCCGAACACGCCACGACCAAGCGCTTTGTGCAGGAAGACGACCAGATCGATGAAAACGAGCAACGTGACGATTTCGCCCACGTGCAGGGCCGTATCGTGCGTCTGACTTTTCAGGGCGAGGCGACTTACGCGCCGCTGCTGGGCACTGTGGCCCGGGAAACCGGTGTTGACTACAGCATCCTCGCGGGTCGCATCGACCGCATCAAGGACACTCCATACGGGCAACTGACGCTGGCGATCACCGGCGGTGACATGGAAGCCGCCTTTGCTCATTTCACCGCCGCCGATGTTCATATGGAGGTGCTGCGCTGA
- the katE gene encoding catalase HPII: MASEKKPPITPTPKSEMAGTDTLDRGNTNAKLDSLEQFRSDATSQALRTNHGVKIADNQNTLKVGSRGPSLLEDFIMREKITHFDHERIPERIVHARGTAAHGYFQTYEDQGALSKAGFLRDPGKKTPVFVRFSTVQGPRGSGDTVRDVRGFAVKFYTDEGNFDLVGNNMPVFFIQDAIKFPDFVHAVKPEPHNEIPTGGSAHDTFWDFVSLVPESAHMVLWTMSDRAIPKSLRTMQGFGIHTFRLINTEGKSTFVKFHWKPKFGVCSLVWDEAQKLAGKDTDFHRRDLWESIEMGDYPEWELGVQIVAEEDEHKFDFDLLDPTKIIPEELVPVTPLGKMVLNRNPDNYFAETEQVAFCPGHIVPGIDFSNDPLLQGRLFSYTDTQISRLGGPNFHEIPINRPIAPNHNGQRDAQHRTTIDKGRASYEPNSIDGGWPKETPAAAVDGGFETYPERVEAHKVRERSESFGDHFSQATLFFQSMSHHEKEHIIAAYSFELGKVEREYIRARQVNEILANIDLELASRVAANLGLPAPTAGTVPVRETSVKESPALSQVNLLSGDIVSRKVAILVANGVDGKAVEAMKAALTAKGAHAKVLGPTSAPVKTADGKSLPVDASAEGLPSVAFDAVFVPGGADSVKALSTDGVALHFILEAYKHLKAISVAGEAKDLLSLLRLEEDAGLLVVSDSKSFEAFFDAIAQHRVWDREVKAKAVPA, from the coding sequence ATGGCTAGCGAGAAAAAACCACCCATTACCCCAACACCCAAAAGCGAAATGGCAGGCACCGACACACTTGATCGGGGCAATACCAACGCCAAGCTGGACAGCCTTGAGCAGTTTCGCTCGGATGCCACCAGCCAGGCGCTGCGCACCAACCACGGCGTCAAGATTGCCGACAACCAGAACACCCTGAAAGTCGGCAGCCGCGGCCCGTCGCTGCTGGAAGACTTCATCATGCGTGAAAAGATCACGCACTTTGACCATGAGCGCATTCCAGAGCGCATCGTCCATGCTCGCGGCACCGCAGCACATGGTTACTTCCAGACTTATGAAGACCAGGGCGCGCTGAGTAAAGCAGGCTTCCTGCGTGATCCGGGCAAGAAGACCCCGGTTTTCGTGCGTTTCTCCACCGTACAGGGCCCACGCGGCTCAGGCGACACCGTGCGTGACGTGCGTGGTTTTGCGGTCAAGTTCTACACCGACGAAGGCAACTTCGACCTGGTGGGCAACAACATGCCGGTCTTCTTCATTCAGGATGCCATCAAGTTTCCTGACTTCGTGCACGCGGTGAAGCCTGAACCGCACAACGAAATCCCTACCGGCGGCTCGGCTCACGACACGTTCTGGGACTTCGTCTCCCTGGTGCCGGAATCCGCGCACATGGTGCTGTGGACCATGTCCGACCGTGCAATCCCGAAAAGCCTGCGCACCATGCAAGGCTTCGGTATCCACACGTTCCGCCTGATCAACACCGAAGGCAAATCCACGTTCGTCAAATTCCACTGGAAGCCCAAGTTCGGCGTGTGCTCGCTGGTTTGGGACGAAGCGCAGAAGCTGGCCGGCAAGGACACCGACTTCCACCGCCGTGACCTGTGGGAGTCCATCGAGATGGGCGACTACCCGGAATGGGAACTGGGCGTGCAGATCGTCGCCGAGGAAGACGAGCACAAGTTCGACTTCGACCTGCTCGATCCGACCAAGATCATCCCGGAAGAGCTGGTGCCGGTTACACCATTGGGCAAGATGGTGCTGAACCGCAACCCGGACAATTACTTCGCCGAGACCGAGCAGGTTGCCTTCTGCCCTGGCCATATCGTGCCGGGTATCGACTTCTCCAACGATCCGTTGCTGCAAGGCCGCCTGTTCTCCTACACCGACACGCAGATCAGCCGCCTTGGTGGTCCGAACTTCCACGAGATCCCGATCAACCGTCCGATTGCGCCGAACCACAATGGTCAGCGCGACGCACAGCATCGCACCACCATCGACAAGGGCCGTGCTTCCTACGAGCCGAACTCGATTGATGGCGGCTGGCCGAAAGAAACGCCGGCAGCTGCGGTAGACGGCGGCTTCGAGACGTACCCTGAGCGCGTCGAAGCGCACAAGGTTCGTGAGCGCAGCGAGTCGTTCGGCGATCATTTCTCCCAGGCCACCCTGTTCTTCCAGAGCATGAGCCATCACGAGAAAGAGCACATCATCGCGGCATACAGCTTCGAGCTGGGCAAGGTCGAGCGCGAGTACATCCGTGCCCGTCAGGTCAACGAGATTCTGGCCAACATCGATCTGGAACTGGCAAGCCGTGTGGCGGCCAACCTGGGTCTGCCGGCACCGACCGCAGGCACCGTGCCGGTGCGTGAGACATCGGTCAAAGAATCTCCAGCGCTGAGCCAGGTCAACCTGCTGTCGGGTGACATTGTTTCGCGCAAAGTAGCCATTCTTGTGGCCAATGGCGTGGACGGCAAAGCGGTCGAAGCCATGAAAGCTGCACTGACGGCCAAAGGCGCACACGCCAAGGTGCTAGGCCCGACGTCTGCACCGGTCAAGACGGCTGATGGCAAAAGCCTGCCGGTAGATGCTTCAGCTGAAGGCTTGCCTTCGGTAGCGTTCGACGCAGTGTTCGTGCCGGGCGGCGCTGATTCAGTGAAAGCGTTGAGCACTGATGGCGTTGCGTTGCACTTCATTCTGGAAGCCTACAAGCACCTCAAGGCCATCTCCGTTGCCGGGGAAGCCAAAGACTTGCTGAGCTTGCTGCGCCTTGAAGAAGACGCCGGGTTGCTGGTGGTGTCCGACAGCAAATCGTTCGAAGCCTTCTTCGACGCGATAGCACAACACCGTGTCTGGGACCGTGAAGTGAAAGCCAAGGCTGTTCCAGCTTGA
- a CDS encoding methionine ABC transporter permease translates to MDAFLNLFANVDWYEIWVATGDTLIMLSVSLGFTILFGLPLGVLMFLTSPRQLLEHKQLYATVGLIVNMLRALPFIILLIVMMPLTEIITGTSLGILGTLPPLIAGATPFFARLVETALREVDRGIIEATQAMGATTRQIIIKALLPEARPGILAAITVTAIALVSFTAMAGAVGAGGLGDLAIRYGYQRFQNDVMFVTVVLLLVLVQILQTIGDRLVAHFTHR, encoded by the coding sequence ATGGACGCTTTTCTGAACCTGTTCGCCAACGTCGACTGGTACGAAATCTGGGTTGCTACCGGGGACACGTTGATCATGCTCAGTGTTTCGCTGGGCTTCACCATCCTGTTCGGCCTGCCGCTGGGCGTGCTGATGTTTCTGACCTCGCCACGCCAATTGCTGGAGCACAAGCAGCTGTACGCCACGGTCGGGTTGATTGTGAACATGCTGCGCGCGCTGCCGTTCATCATTTTGCTGATCGTGATGATGCCGCTGACCGAAATCATCACCGGTACGTCGCTGGGGATTCTCGGCACCTTGCCGCCACTGATCGCAGGCGCCACGCCGTTCTTTGCCCGTCTGGTAGAGACTGCACTGCGTGAGGTCGATCGCGGCATCATCGAAGCCACGCAGGCCATGGGTGCCACTACCCGGCAGATCATCATCAAGGCACTGCTACCGGAGGCGCGGCCCGGCATTCTGGCGGCGATTACCGTGACGGCGATTGCGCTGGTGTCGTTCACGGCCATGGCCGGCGCGGTAGGTGCTGGCGGGCTGGGTGATCTGGCGATTCGTTATGGTTATCAGCGTTTCCAGAACGATGTGATGTTTGTGACGGTCGTATTGTTGCTGGTGCTGGTGCAGATACTCCAGACCATCGGCGACAGACTGGTCGCGCATTTCACTCATCGTTGA